A window of Methanocaldococcus sp. genomic DNA:
GATTGGATGGGTGGTTTAGCTATAGCAAAATGTAGAGATATTTTAGATCTTCCTACAACATTAACTATTCATAATGAGGCGTTTAAAGGAGCAATTGTTGAATATAAAGGAGAAGTTATGACTTTTTTAGAGTTTGGAATAAAATATGCTGATGCTGTTAATACTGTAAGCCCTACACACGCTGAAGAAATAAAAAACTGTCCATATATAAAGAAATATATAACCAATAAGCCATTTGTTGGAATATTAAATGGAATAGATATTGATGAATACGACCCAATAAAAATTATAGATAGGATGGTTACCCTTTCAAATAACAAACTTAATCCAAAGGATTATGCTTATATATCTCCATATACTGCAGAAGATGCTAAAAATATAAAACCAAAAATAAAATATTCGTGGTTCTATAGGGGAGGAATTTATGAATATGTTGAAGATTGGAATAAAATAGGAGATAAAGGAATTTCAGCAACTGATGTAGAAGTTTATGGAGAGTTAAAAGGAGATATAGAAACTCCTTTACTTGGATTTGTTGGTAGAGCCACATATCAAAAAGGATTTAATACGATGTTTGAGGCAATTCCTGAACTTTTAGAGAAACATGATATAAGATTTGTATTTTTGACAAAAGGGGAAAAAGAAATTGAAGATAGATTAAAAAATCTTGCTAAGGAATATGATGATAAGATTTTAGCTTTAATAGGATATTGCCTTCCATTATCTTCATTAGTATTTGCAGGAAGTGATTGGACAGTTATGCCATCATATTGGGAACCTTGTGGTTTAGTACAAATGGAGTCTATGGCATATTGCACTCCTGTAATTGCTACAGAGACAGGGGGGTTAAAGGATACAATAATTCCTTTACATTATAACCCTTATGAGCATGCAAATTTTGATCAGGCAACAGGGGTTTTATTTAAAGTTCCAGATAAAATTGGCTTTATTTGGGGGGTAGAACATGCACTAAATTGGACATTTTATAAACTCAATGAGATTTGCATGTTTATGCAGTATATTAGATATAAATGTCCAAAACATCCCTATGATGAAAACTCTCCACTATCTA
This region includes:
- a CDS encoding glycogen synthase: MKIAILAPTMTPIVSYGGLGDVMKDLPKFLRDYNNEVFVLTLNHYNRYCRYPYEVIKKINVVYKGAKISFEVLKTKHPTTDVEIVVFSNEKINNLDIWDPIKYEIFADLVVSYLDDIKDVDVVSGHDWMGGLAIAKCRDILDLPTTLTIHNEAFKGAIVEYKGEVMTFLEFGIKYADAVNTVSPTHAEEIKNCPYIKKYITNKPFVGILNGIDIDEYDPIKIIDRMVTLSNNKLNPKDYAYISPYTAEDAKNIKPKIKYSWFYRGGIYEYVEDWNKIGDKGISATDVEVYGELKGDIETPLLGFVGRATYQKGFNTMFEAIPELLEKHDIRFVFLTKGEKEIEDRLKNLAKEYDDKILALIGYCLPLSSLVFAGSDWTVMPSYWEPCGLVQMESMAYCTPVIATETGGLKDTIIPLHYNPYEHANFDQATGVLFKVPDKIGFIWGVEHALNWTFYKLNEICMFMQYIRYKCPKHPYDENSPLSMMMKNCYYHVLRNLSWQNSPSIRKYKGLFGGALYNHYLK